The window CCCTCGAGCTGGCCGGCGCGCCGGACCGGGCACTGGCCGCGCTGACCGCGGGCCTGACCGGCGAAGACGAAGGCGAAGACCTGCTCGGCGACGCCGCCCGCCTGGCCGTGGACATCGGCGACGCGGCGACCGCGGCCGAAATCCGGTCCCGGGCCGCGGCGCTCGCCGCGGCGTCACCCGTCCCGCACCGCAGCGCGCTGGCTTTGTACTGCGACGGCCTGGTCTCCCGCGACGCGGCGACGCTGCTGCGCGCGGCCGACGGCTACCTCGACGCGGGCCGCCCGCTCCCCCGCGCCCGGGCCCTGGAGGCGGCCGCGATCGCGTTCGCCGAAGCGGACGACCGCGGCTCGGCGAGGGCGGCGTTCACCCGCGCGCTGGACCAGTACACGGACCTGGGCGCGCAGTGGGACGTGGCCAGACTGCGCGCGCGGTTCCGGGTGTTCGGGATCCGGCGCGGCCCGACGGCGAAGCACCGCCAGGCCACGCACGGCTGGGACAGCCTGACCCCGACCGAAGGCAAGATCGCCGCGCTGGTCGTCGAAGGCCTGTCGAACCCCCAGATCGCGGCCCGGCTGTACCTGTCCCCGCGCACGGTCGGCACGCACGTGTCGCACATCCTGACCAAGCTCGGGGTGCACTCGCGCATCGACATCGCCCGGGAGGCGAGCCGCCACCTCGAGTCGGGCTAGCGGTTTCCGGAGTGCCGGATCCGGCTCCACACCGGGACGGCGTACCACCACAACGCGAACCACCCCGTCGCGCCGCCGGTGAACCACGCCGCGACCGACGCACCCAGCGTGACGCTGAGGATCAGCAGCAGCGCCGAGCTGATCGAGAGCATCAACAGGGTCAGGCCGAACAACGCGAACCGGCTGGACGCCTGCACGAGCTGCCGCTTGAGCCGTCGCTGGAAGACCAGGCGGTGGAAGGCGGCTGGGGCGATCAGCAACGCCGTCGCGGCGGCACCGAGCACCAGCGAGCTGACGTAGACGCGCCGTTCGAAGTCGGTCAGCGTCGCGAACCGCGGGGTGAAGGCGACGGTCAGCAGGAATGCGAGCAGCAACTGCACCCCGGTCTGTGCCACCCGCACCTCCTGCAGGATCTCCGCGTAGTTGCGGTCCAGTCGCTGCGTGGGGGTTTCCCGCCGGGCCGCGAAGTTCCACTCGTCGTGGGCATCCGGCGGCTCGAGCGGGTGCGGGTGGTCCGGGCAGGTCGGTTCGATCCCGTTCGCGTTCATGCTTCCCACGGTGCCGGGCGAAGTGGATCGAGACATCGGTCGGCCGACGGATCCCGGAAGCGTTCGTCACTCCCGGTAGCCGGCCCAGGCGACCTGGACGAAGCTGCGGACCAGCGGGCTGTGGCCGGTCTTCGGCCACGCGACGACGAGGTCGCTCGGCGGCCGGTCCGCGAGCGGGACGACGGTCAGGCCGGCCGGCCGGGGCTGGTCGACCGGGGCGAGCGCCGTGGTTCCGTTCCACAGCACGGCCTGCAGGCATTCCTGGACGGTCCGCAGCACCGGCGCGGCGTCCTCCGGCGCGCCGGCGGTCCAGTAGGCGGTCCACCCGGGATCGGTCCCGTCGGGCAGCCGCACCCACCGGCGTCCGGCCAGCTCGGCCACCCGCACCGAATCGCGGCGGGCGAGCGGGTCGTCGTCGCGCACCACCACCCCGACCGGCACCGAACGCAGCACCTGCGTGCCGATTCCCTTGCTGTCGAACGGAGTTCGCGTCAGCGCGACGTCGACCAGGCCGGCGCGCAGGCCGGCCGTCGGGTCGCCGAGATCGGCTTCGTGGACCCGGACGCCGACGTGCGGGTGACGCTCCCGGAAGAGCGGGACCAGCCGGCCGGCGACGTGCTCGGCGGCGTCGGCCAGGGTGCCGACCGTCAGGGTCGCCGCGCCGGCCGCGGCGGTCACCCGGCCGCGGATCCGGTCGGCCTGCTTCAGCAGCGCGTCCGCTTCGCCGTAGAGCGCGGTGCCGGCGGGCGTGAGCGTGACGCCCTTGGGGGTGCGCTCGAACAAGGCGGCGCCGAGCTCGTCCTCCAGCTGCCGGATGGCCCGGCTGAGCGGCGGCTGCGTCATGTGCAGGCGGCTCGCGGCCCGGCCGACGTGCCGCTCGTCGGCCACCGCGACGAAGTACCGGAGCGCGCGCAGGTCCACCGCGACACGATACCCGTG of the Amycolatopsis sp. NBC_01488 genome contains:
- a CDS encoding DUF6328 family protein; this translates as MNANGIEPTCPDHPHPLEPPDAHDEWNFAARRETPTQRLDRNYAEILQEVRVAQTGVQLLLAFLLTVAFTPRFATLTDFERRVYVSSLVLGAAATALLIAPAAFHRLVFQRRLKRQLVQASSRFALFGLTLLMLSISSALLLILSVTLGASVAAWFTGGATGWFALWWYAVPVWSRIRHSGNR
- a CDS encoding LysR family transcriptional regulator, which encodes MDLRALRYFVAVADERHVGRAASRLHMTQPPLSRAIRQLEDELGAALFERTPKGVTLTPAGTALYGEADALLKQADRIRGRVTAAAGAATLTVGTLADAAEHVAGRLVPLFRERHPHVGVRVHEADLGDPTAGLRAGLVDVALTRTPFDSKGIGTQVLRSVPVGVVVRDDDPLARRDSVRVAELAGRRWVRLPDGTDPGWTAYWTAGAPEDAAPVLRTVQECLQAVLWNGTTALAPVDQPRPAGLTVVPLADRPPSDLVVAWPKTGHSPLVRSFVQVAWAGYRE